CAAATGTCTTACTTAGTTGATAAATCGGATATTGCGGTAGGTTTAGGGTTTGTTGCTCCGCTCAATGATACTATGTCGATGCGCACCATTATCTCTAGCCATGACATTCCCGGTTATGGAGACAGTAATTTTTCAGTGGGCCTAGAATTTAAATACTAAACCCACCACTCCATCTAAGCTTTCTTTTCAAATACCACTGCACTATTTGGCGCTAAACAAATAGTTAAGCCATTAGCCGTGAATTCACTAGTAAACTGACTGTCAGCCCATAACACCTGCCACTGCGCATCTACGTTTAGCGTTATCTCCAAGCTATTGTGCTCATCCCAGTTAAACCAATATTGGCGGATTAGCAGATCATCTTGGTATTGCTTGGCATGCTGTAAACCAAAATCAGCAAAACGGGCGGCGTCAGCTTGGTTTTTCTGCAGCACATTGAGTACCTCTGCCTGTGCAGCATCGAGCTCAATTAAGCGATCGCCAGAGAACACCAAGCCACTACTCGCTAATAAACTCACACGGTGCCAATTGTAGGCAGCCTCGTTGGTTTGTTGATTATCAATGTTGTTCAATGTGACGCAATCTGGATCGTTGTGCCACAAACGCATGTCTTGCCAGTTACGGAAAAAGGTTTCTTTAGCAATTTGTTTGAATCGACCAATATTCCGTTCTACATCGTCAGCAATACGCATCCCATGAACCAAACCTAAAGAGGGCCACATAGGTGCGTTACAGCCGAGTATATAAGCATCGCCATTACAGGCATTATTGATAGCTTCCATGCCCATTCGATATGCTTCGATACGGGTTTTATTTTGGTCGGCTCGGTAACCTTTAGCTAGGGTTCCCCAGTAAATCGCATCTAGCTTAAAGTACTTCACTCCCCAGTGGTGATACATATGGCTAAACACCTGGTGCAGATACTGGTTTACTTGCTCTTGAGTAGTATCTAGTACATACCAAGGCGTACAGCGCCAACCTCCATAAGTCACTTCTTCAGCTGCCAAAGGCTGACCGTCTTGGCCTTTCACAAACCAATCGGGATGCTGTTGAAACAAGCGAGACTCTGCTTGGGCAATAAACGGAGCAACCCAAATAGCGGGCTCTTTCCCCTGCTCTCTAATTCGTTTGCATAAACTTTCTACGCCACCACTAAAACGATCAGACGGATATAACCAATCCCCCATAAACTCTTGGTAGCCATCATCAATCAACAAGTAATCCAAATGGTCATGTGGGCTAATAAGCTGTTGAAGATTTTCCTCAATATCCTCTGCGGATACATCAGCATAATAGTGATACCACGAGCACCAGCCATTAGGTTTACTAGGCCAATTAAGCCGGGGGTGATGTTGCTCAATCGCCTTGGCAAATTGCTCAAGTACTGCTTCTCGGCTTTCTCCACAAGCAACAAACAAGCTTTCACTCACTAGATAATGGCGAGCAGGAATTGCCAAGGTATCACTATCAATACCAATGACTAAACGGCCACTTGGATAAACCTTAAAATAGCCACTAAAGCGGTGGCTGGAACTAAAGCCGAGTAAGGTGTAATGCCCTTCACTTTCAATAAGTAATTGATTGTACGCAGTGAAATGATCGGCATCTTCGCTGAGTCGATATTCTCCAGCATCCGGGCAGCGGCCAATGGCAGTAATATTATCCGCAGAGCCGTAATTCTGCGCTAACATCTGAAAGCCTTCACCGTGAAATTTAGCGCCTTTAGGAAGCTGGCCGTCGAACAAATCAATTTGTCCTAAGCTGATACTATGAGCAGACAAATTATCCACCCTAACTACACATTCCGCCCCACTCCATTGTGGCGTATACAAACCTTGGTCTTGTGGCGAGCTTAGCTGCCATTGTCGAACCAACTGAAGAACAGAATCAAGCTTAGAAAACACTTATCAACACCTTTAGTTACAATAGATTACAGGCTACACAGAAACCGCTAAAACAAAGATATATTTTAACTAAACAACAATTAGGCGGATTATAATCGAAGTCTTAGCAAAGTAATCAACATTTGTTGCTAGGTTCGACAAAATAAAGGGAAGGATGAAATGTCAGAAAATACCCAAGCAGACCTACCGCTAATTACTGCCCTACAAACTGTGTTAGCCAGCAAGCAAATCCCCAATATGCTTAATAGCCAGCAAACCAAAGCACTGTGTAACAGCTTAAACTGTAATACCATTGAACTTGCAGAGCGCATGCTGCCATTAGCCGCAAGTTTTTCTTTTGCCCCAAAGTCTGATTTTAATGTGGGTGCTATCGCCATTGATAAACAACAACAGCTGTTTTTAGGCGCTAACTATGAATTAGAGTATGGCCCGCTTACCGGCAGTTTACATGCTGAGCAAAGTGCCATATTCAACGCGCTTAGCCACCAAGCAGACGAACTAACAGATTTGGTCATCAACGCAGCGCCTTGTGGTTATTGCCGCCAGTTTATTAATGAGTTAGCTAACGCAAATCAGCTAAAAGTGCGCTTTAACCAACAAAGCTACGACTTCCCCCAATTGCTGCCGCAATCTTTTGGCCCCAATGACCTTGGTGTTAAAGCGCCATTAGCCAAACTTAAACTTGATGCCGCTAGCCAAGCGCCTGATTTTGCCAAAGCCAGTTATGCCCCCTATAGCCAAGTTCAAAGCGCAATGTTTGCCTACCAAGGCGACAAAATAATCGCTTGGAGCTGTTATCTAGAAAACGTGGCTTTTAATCCTTCTCTCTCGCCGCTTCTCACTTTA
The Agarivorans aestuarii DNA segment above includes these coding regions:
- a CDS encoding glycoside hydrolase family 36 protein; the encoded protein is MFSKLDSVLQLVRQWQLSSPQDQGLYTPQWSGAECVVRVDNLSAHSISLGQIDLFDGQLPKGAKFHGEGFQMLAQNYGSADNITAIGRCPDAGEYRLSEDADHFTAYNQLLIESEGHYTLLGFSSSHRFSGYFKVYPSGRLVIGIDSDTLAIPARHYLVSESLFVACGESREAVLEQFAKAIEQHHPRLNWPSKPNGWCSWYHYYADVSAEDIEENLQQLISPHDHLDYLLIDDGYQEFMGDWLYPSDRFSGGVESLCKRIREQGKEPAIWVAPFIAQAESRLFQQHPDWFVKGQDGQPLAAEEVTYGGWRCTPWYVLDTTQEQVNQYLHQVFSHMYHHWGVKYFKLDAIYWGTLAKGYRADQNKTRIEAYRMGMEAINNACNGDAYILGCNAPMWPSLGLVHGMRIADDVERNIGRFKQIAKETFFRNWQDMRLWHNDPDCVTLNNIDNQQTNEAAYNWHRVSLLASSGLVFSGDRLIELDAAQAEVLNVLQKNQADAARFADFGLQHAKQYQDDLLIRQYWFNWDEHNSLEITLNVDAQWQVLWADSQFTSEFTANGLTICLAPNSAVVFEKKA
- the cdd gene encoding cytidine deaminase, which produces MSENTQADLPLITALQTVLASKQIPNMLNSQQTKALCNSLNCNTIELAERMLPLAASFSFAPKSDFNVGAIAIDKQQQLFLGANYELEYGPLTGSLHAEQSAIFNALSHQADELTDLVINAAPCGYCRQFINELANANQLKVRFNQQSYDFPQLLPQSFGPNDLGVKAPLAKLKLDAASQAPDFAKASYAPYSQVQSAMFAYQGDKIIAWSCYLENVAFNPSLSPLLTLLSQLTLNHLSLNNVERFELWEHKDNRFSFKQELQNFAEHSQKPMVHHYYPST